In Rhodanobacter denitrificans, a single window of DNA contains:
- a CDS encoding transposase domain-containing protein translates to MADGTQHDRWYTAADLAGLPGLPSSDRRIHSRAERESWQRRQRERGKGFEYSFSSLPPVTQAVLLLRDRPAPLAARRRNTLAPSEAHLRSVWQRYEAAKQSMKDMAAMRLQTLDTVASLVRGGTSLMDARQIVADQLQREGVRGGSAASIARWMQDVAQADRKDWLALLLPHYSGRTSTAEIEPEAWELFKADYLRQEQPTASSCYDRLERIAAARGWELPSLKTFTRRIIRELPRAVRVLAREGEEALAKTYPAQERDRSMLEALDGVNADGHRWDINVRFPDGSIGRPCILGWQDLGTGKLLAWRLGDNENSDMVRLSFGDMLRAYGVPGSVYLDNGRAFASKWMTGGTPNRYRFKIREEDPTGLITTLVGADNVHWVTPYHGQAKPIERMWRDFCDRIAKHPAFAGAYVGNSVANKPENYGSRVVEWAEFERVVTSEIHAHNARTGRQLKSCAGRSFDATFAASYARIIVRKVSDEQLRLLLLAAEAVKADPITGSVHLAGNRYWTEALSEHAGRKLVLRIDPWHLQGVAHVYALDGTYIAAAECTAAVGFADVNAAREHARGKKQYKRAAKDMLAAERLMDAASVAAQLPDMTPPDAVAAGVLAPVFGLHAKKPEPAPARATGSEGPSALDLLMFERAQRMKENQL, encoded by the coding sequence ATGGCCGACGGCACGCAGCACGATCGCTGGTACACGGCCGCCGACCTGGCCGGTTTGCCGGGTCTGCCCAGCTCCGACCGCCGCATCCATTCGCGCGCCGAGCGAGAGAGCTGGCAGCGCCGGCAGCGCGAGCGCGGCAAGGGCTTCGAATACTCCTTTTCCAGCCTGCCACCGGTCACCCAAGCCGTGCTGCTGTTGCGCGATCGGCCGGCGCCGCTGGCCGCGCGTCGCCGCAACACCCTGGCGCCCAGCGAGGCGCACCTGCGCAGCGTATGGCAGCGTTACGAAGCCGCGAAGCAATCCATGAAAGACATGGCCGCGATGCGCCTGCAGACGCTGGACACAGTCGCCAGCCTGGTGCGCGGCGGCACGTCGCTGATGGATGCACGTCAGATCGTCGCCGACCAGCTGCAGCGCGAAGGCGTGCGCGGCGGCAGCGCCGCAAGCATCGCGCGCTGGATGCAGGATGTGGCGCAGGCCGATCGCAAGGACTGGCTGGCGCTTCTGCTGCCGCACTATTCCGGCCGCACCAGCACGGCCGAGATCGAGCCAGAGGCGTGGGAGCTGTTCAAGGCCGACTACCTGCGCCAGGAACAGCCCACCGCCAGCAGCTGCTACGACCGCCTGGAACGCATCGCCGCCGCGCGCGGCTGGGAGCTGCCCAGCCTCAAGACCTTCACCCGCCGGATCATCCGCGAGCTGCCGCGCGCCGTGCGCGTGTTGGCGCGCGAGGGCGAAGAGGCGCTGGCCAAAACCTACCCCGCGCAGGAGCGCGACCGCTCCATGCTGGAGGCGCTGGACGGCGTCAACGCCGACGGCCACCGCTGGGACATCAACGTGCGGTTCCCGGACGGCAGCATCGGCCGGCCGTGCATCCTAGGCTGGCAGGATCTGGGCACCGGCAAGCTGCTCGCCTGGCGCCTGGGCGACAACGAAAACAGCGACATGGTGCGGCTGAGCTTCGGCGACATGTTGCGCGCATACGGCGTGCCCGGCAGCGTGTACCTGGACAACGGCCGCGCGTTCGCCAGCAAGTGGATGACCGGCGGCACGCCGAATCGCTACCGCTTCAAGATCCGCGAGGAAGACCCCACCGGCCTGATCACCACACTGGTCGGCGCAGACAACGTGCACTGGGTCACCCCGTATCACGGCCAAGCCAAGCCGATCGAGCGCATGTGGCGCGACTTCTGCGACCGCATTGCCAAGCACCCGGCGTTCGCGGGCGCGTACGTCGGCAACAGTGTCGCCAACAAGCCCGAGAACTACGGCAGCCGCGTGGTCGAGTGGGCCGAGTTCGAGCGTGTGGTGACCAGCGAGATCCACGCGCACAACGCCCGCACCGGGCGGCAGCTGAAATCCTGCGCCGGCCGCAGCTTCGACGCGACATTCGCCGCGAGCTACGCCCGCATCATCGTGCGCAAGGTCAGCGACGAGCAGCTGCGCCTGCTGCTGCTTGCCGCCGAGGCGGTCAAAGCGGACCCGATCACCGGCAGTGTCCATCTGGCCGGCAACCGCTACTGGACCGAAGCGCTCAGCGAGCATGCCGGCCGCAAGCTGGTGCTGCGCATCGACCCCTGGCACCTGCAGGGCGTGGCGCACGTGTACGCGCTGGACGGTACGTACATCGCCGCCGCCGAGTGCACCGCCGCGGTCGGCTTCGCCGACGTCAACGCCGCCCGCGAACACGCGCGCGGGAAGAAGCAATACAAGCGTGCGGCCAAGGACATGCTCGCCGCCGAACGGCTGATGGACGCGGCCAGTGTCGCCGCGCAGCTGCCCGACATGACACCGCCCGACGCCGTCGCCGCCGGCGTGCTCGCGCCGGTGTTCGGCCTGCACGCGAAGAAACCCGAACCCGCACCCGCACGCGCCACCGGCAGCGAAGGGCCCAGCGCCCTCGACCTGCTGATGTTCGAGCGCGCGCAACGCATGAAGGAGAACCAGCTTTAG
- a CDS encoding AAA family ATPase: MNDTATVTAIYQGDADLRDQVKGVMAREKRLSQVIVAKEAGISPATLNQWLAGKYAGDNEGIDAKLRIWLDADMARRAAGGAMPEAPAFVVTPTAARILGALGYAQMAGDIAVSHGNAGVGKTSSCVHYRDSSPNVWIVTMTPSTAGVVTALEEICDALGLSPGGGARKMSKAICRRVRDTHGLLIVDEAQHLSVAALDEIRAIHDATTIGIALVGNDGVFARMAGGRNAQQLDRLYSRVGKRLRLQQSTEADIVALIKAWGITDTKCHPTLISIARGAGALRTLTKTLRLASMYAAAEGRTVCCEDVRAAASELMSGGEK; the protein is encoded by the coding sequence ATGAATGACACCGCAACCGTAACCGCAATCTATCAGGGCGACGCCGACCTGCGCGACCAGGTCAAGGGCGTGATGGCGCGCGAGAAGCGCCTCAGCCAGGTCATCGTGGCCAAGGAAGCCGGCATCAGCCCGGCCACGCTCAACCAGTGGCTGGCCGGGAAGTACGCTGGCGACAACGAAGGCATCGACGCCAAGCTGCGCATCTGGCTCGACGCCGACATGGCCCGCCGCGCCGCTGGCGGCGCGATGCCGGAAGCGCCGGCCTTCGTCGTCACGCCCACCGCCGCGCGCATCCTCGGCGCGCTGGGCTACGCGCAGATGGCCGGCGACATCGCGGTCAGCCACGGCAATGCCGGCGTCGGCAAGACCAGCAGCTGCGTGCACTACCGCGACAGCAGCCCGAACGTGTGGATCGTGACCATGACGCCCAGCACCGCCGGCGTCGTCACGGCGCTGGAGGAGATCTGCGACGCGCTGGGCCTGTCGCCGGGCGGCGGCGCCCGCAAGATGTCCAAGGCCATCTGCCGCCGCGTGCGCGACACCCACGGCCTGCTGATCGTCGACGAAGCGCAGCACCTGTCCGTGGCCGCGCTCGACGAGATCCGCGCCATCCACGACGCCACCACCATCGGCATCGCCCTGGTCGGCAACGACGGCGTGTTCGCGCGCATGGCCGGCGGCCGCAACGCCCAGCAGCTCGACCGCCTGTACTCGCGCGTCGGCAAGCGGCTGCGCCTGCAGCAAAGCACCGAGGCCGACATCGTCGCCCTCATCAAGGCGTGGGGCATCACCGACACCAAGTGCCACCCCACGCTGATCTCCATCGCGCGCGGTGCCGGCGCGCTGCGCACGCTGACCAAGACCCTGCGCCTGGCCAGCATGTACGCCGCCGCCGAAGGCCGCACCGTGTGCTGCGAGGACGTACGCGCCGCTGCCTCCGAACTGATGTCGGGCGGTGAGAAGTGA
- a CDS encoding DUF3164 family protein: MTADNTIPAGHRRDARGALWAESQIKPIDRTRDELVRELWAKAEAVNKALREFKLAAFADIEAFVDLSANEYGVSLGGNKGNVQLLSFDGELRVQRAIAERIVFDERLQAAKKLIDECLTEWTKGARPEIALLVQDAFRVDSAGNIRTGNVLALKRLAIEDERWLRAMEAIGDAVQVVGSKSYIRFYRRQPNGRYQALSLDLSGV, from the coding sequence ATGACAGCAGACAACACCATCCCCGCGGGCCACCGCCGCGACGCTCGCGGCGCCTTGTGGGCGGAGAGCCAGATCAAGCCCATCGACCGCACCCGCGACGAACTGGTGCGCGAGCTGTGGGCCAAGGCCGAGGCGGTCAACAAGGCCCTTCGGGAATTCAAGCTGGCCGCGTTCGCCGACATAGAGGCGTTCGTGGATCTGTCCGCCAACGAATACGGCGTCAGCCTCGGCGGCAACAAGGGCAACGTCCAGTTGCTCAGCTTCGACGGCGAGCTGCGGGTGCAACGCGCCATCGCCGAACGCATCGTGTTCGACGAGCGCCTGCAGGCGGCGAAGAAACTGATCGACGAGTGCCTCACCGAGTGGACGAAGGGCGCCCGGCCGGAGATCGCTCTGCTGGTACAGGACGCCTTCCGCGTCGACAGCGCCGGCAACATCCGCACCGGCAACGTGCTGGCTCTGAAGCGCCTGGCCATCGAGGACGAACGCTGGCTCCGCGCGATGGAAGCCATCGGCGACGCCGTGCAGGTCGTGGGCAGCAAGAGCTACATCCGCTTCTACCGCCGTCAACCGAACGGCCGCTACCAGGCGCTGAGCCTGGATCTATCGGGGGTGTGA
- a CDS encoding gp16 family protein yields MSLTAKAKTQRNRELAAIHVLASKRLHLDRDTYVALLQRVGNVRSSADLDQRGRAQVLDELRRLAGEGQQQMRNAVNLPDAPQNVRDEIAGMVSKVGALLAEAGKSWNYAHGTAQRMFKVHRVEWLRADQLHKLVAALSYAQKRQRKTKGE; encoded by the coding sequence ATGTCGCTCACCGCTAAAGCCAAGACTCAACGCAACCGCGAGCTGGCCGCCATCCACGTGCTGGCCAGCAAGCGGCTGCACCTGGACCGCGACACCTACGTGGCGCTGCTGCAGCGCGTGGGCAACGTGCGCAGCAGCGCCGACCTGGACCAGCGCGGCCGCGCCCAGGTGCTGGACGAGCTGCGCCGCCTGGCCGGCGAAGGCCAGCAGCAGATGCGCAACGCCGTGAACCTGCCCGATGCGCCGCAGAACGTACGCGACGAGATCGCCGGCATGGTGAGCAAGGTCGGCGCGCTGCTGGCCGAGGCCGGCAAAAGCTGGAACTACGCGCACGGCACGGCCCAGCGGATGTTCAAGGTGCACCGGGTCGAATGGCTGCGCGCCGACCAGCTGCACAAGCTGGTGGCGGCACTGAGCTACGCGCAG